The following are encoded in a window of Arthrobacter sp. OAP107 genomic DNA:
- a CDS encoding monovalent cation/H+ antiporter complex subunit F has product MMELVLTVTAVALALAAAGAIIRIARGPSLLDRVLAADVLLAILGAALCIDMAVNRHLNNLMLVVAISVIGFIGSVTVARFVADRRGQPNES; this is encoded by the coding sequence ATGATGGAGCTGGTCCTCACCGTTACGGCCGTGGCGTTGGCCCTCGCTGCCGCGGGCGCGATCATCCGCATCGCGCGCGGCCCGTCGCTGCTGGACCGGGTCCTCGCGGCGGACGTATTGCTGGCCATTCTCGGTGCGGCGCTGTGCATCGACATGGCCGTGAACCGGCACCTGAATAACCTGATGCTGGTGGTGGCCATCTCCGTCATCGGGTTCATCGGCTCGGTGACGGTGGCCCGCTTCGTGGCCGACAGGCGGGGGCAGCCCAATGAGTCCTGA
- the mnhG gene encoding monovalent cation/H(+) antiporter subunit G, which translates to MSPEPNAVDAVIDAVSAVFMVLGALMSLAAAIGLLRFPDLMSRMHAATKPQVLGLFLLLAAVGLQLRTWWVWPVLAVAWIFQLLTVPVSAHMVGRAGYRTKHLHKELLSTDELEAVVVKAAKAAREEEEDDGGNHPSS; encoded by the coding sequence ATGAGTCCTGAACCGAATGCCGTGGATGCCGTGATCGATGCTGTGTCGGCTGTGTTCATGGTGCTGGGCGCACTGATGTCGCTCGCCGCCGCCATCGGCCTGCTCCGCTTCCCGGACCTGATGAGCCGCATGCACGCCGCCACCAAGCCGCAGGTGCTCGGCCTGTTCCTGCTGCTGGCTGCGGTGGGGCTGCAGCTGCGCACCTGGTGGGTGTGGCCGGTGCTGGCCGTGGCCTGGATCTTCCAGCTGCTCACCGTGCCGGTCTCGGCCCACATGGTCGGCCGCGCCGGCTACCGCACCAAGCACCTCCACAAGGAACTGCTCAGCACCGACGAGCTGGAGGCCGTGGTGGTGAAGGCAGCCAAGGCGGCCCGCGAAGAGGAAGAGGACGACGGCGGCAACCACCCGTCCTCGTAA
- a CDS encoding DUF2975 domain-containing protein: MHKTNLAVTALRILLVMAFALLLVFQTLSLPGQFAHMAQENPADAPLQWPLTVFAVVEVACVQVVIVSTWKLLTMVKRDRIFSKAALAWVDAIVWAVLTAWVLLAGLFLFIVLNADDPGVPMMLMLMLVGGAVIGLLMVVMRALLRQATALRTDMEAVI; the protein is encoded by the coding sequence ATGCACAAGACAAACCTGGCGGTAACCGCGCTCCGGATCCTGCTGGTCATGGCCTTCGCCCTGCTGCTGGTGTTCCAGACCCTGTCCTTGCCCGGGCAGTTTGCCCACATGGCGCAGGAGAATCCCGCCGATGCGCCTCTGCAGTGGCCGCTGACCGTCTTCGCCGTGGTGGAGGTGGCCTGCGTGCAGGTGGTGATCGTGAGCACCTGGAAACTCCTCACCATGGTCAAACGGGACCGCATCTTCAGCAAGGCAGCCCTGGCCTGGGTGGACGCGATCGTATGGGCGGTGCTCACTGCCTGGGTCCTGCTCGCCGGCCTCTTCCTCTTCATCGTGCTGAACGCCGACGATCCCGGAGTGCCGATGATGCTGATGCTGATGCTGGTCGGGGGCGCCGTCATCGGACTGCTCATGGTGGTGATGCGCGCTCTGCTGCGGCAGGCCACGGCACTGCGGACCGACATGGAAGCCGTGATCTGA
- a CDS encoding helix-turn-helix transcriptional regulator, producing the protein MPIVVRIDVELAKRKMSVGEFADRIGLTPANVAVLKNGRAKAVRFSTLEAMCKVLGCQPGDLLEWVED; encoded by the coding sequence ATGCCCATCGTGGTGCGCATCGACGTCGAACTGGCCAAACGCAAGATGAGCGTGGGGGAGTTCGCGGACCGGATTGGCCTGACGCCGGCCAACGTTGCCGTGCTGAAGAACGGGCGGGCCAAGGCCGTGCGCTTCAGCACGCTGGAGGCGATGTGCAAAGTGCTCGGCTGCCAGCCCGGCGACCTGCTCGAGTGGGTCGAGGACTGA